In Rhodanobacteraceae bacterium, a single window of DNA contains:
- a CDS encoding GGDEF domain-containing protein encodes MLSSPICPSSLLDPVPALAAQESLRAHLNDAVNRARAHSVTLAVLCVDFSEAERLRTTLGVAASEQALQAFAERVRRCARRSDRVDRLKDSTWLIIAEYMQNPFAAHRLADRMLEALKEPLQLGGKPVQAGARIGMATGSGDELESNRLLRRAHHALQQALRQGRSRCSDRDWA; translated from the coding sequence GTGCTCAGTTCCCCGATCTGCCCATCCAGCCTGCTCGATCCGGTACCCGCGCTGGCCGCGCAGGAATCGCTGCGCGCGCATCTGAACGATGCCGTCAATCGCGCCCGCGCCCATTCGGTCACGCTTGCCGTGCTCTGCGTGGATTTCAGCGAAGCGGAACGTCTGCGTACCACCCTCGGCGTAGCGGCCAGCGAACAGGCGCTGCAAGCCTTCGCGGAACGTGTTCGCCGTTGCGCCCGGCGCAGTGATCGCGTGGATCGCTTGAAGGACTCGACCTGGCTGATCATTGCCGAATACATGCAGAACCCCTTCGCTGCACACCGCCTGGCTGATCGCATGCTCGAAGCGCTGAAGGAACCCCTGCAGCTGGGCGGCAAGCCGGTGCAGGCCGGCGCCCGAATCGGCATGGCCACCGGCAGCGGCGACGAACTGGAATCCAACCGGCTGCTCAGGCGCGCGCATCACGCTCTGCAGCAGGCGCTCCGTCAGGGTCGCAGCCGCTGCAGCGATCGCGATTGGGCTTAG
- a CDS encoding AAA family ATPase, translating into MLTTLAIANYRSLRDLTLPLQALTVIAGANGSGKSNLYRALRLLAETAQGNVVGALAREGGLASTFWAGPERFSRGMRAGEVPVQGGPRQQRQRLLLGFASEDFGYAIDFGIPPAGVSAFNLDPEIKLECLWAGPVLRSASVLVERRARMVRARAGRDWRVLEAHVPTGESMLSRAFDPQAAPELLALRERLRNWRFYDHFRTDPDAPARQSQLGTRTPALAHDGRDLAAALQTIREIGDASALEAAVEDAFPGAELQVHSQQGRFEIRLRQSGLLRPLGADELSDGTLRYLLWIAALLTPRPPPLMVLNEPETSLHPDLLPALGRLIADAATRTQVWVISHSPRLIAALERGAGCTTLTLEKELGETRVAGQDLMDVPAWRWPER; encoded by the coding sequence ATGTTGACTACGCTGGCCATCGCCAACTATCGCTCGCTGCGTGACCTGACCCTGCCGCTGCAGGCACTGACGGTGATCGCCGGGGCCAATGGCAGTGGCAAGTCCAATCTCTATCGGGCATTGCGCTTGCTGGCTGAGACCGCGCAGGGCAATGTCGTGGGTGCACTGGCGCGCGAAGGAGGGCTGGCCTCGACCTTCTGGGCCGGTCCCGAGCGCTTCAGCCGCGGCATGCGCGCCGGCGAAGTGCCGGTGCAGGGCGGTCCGCGGCAGCAGCGACAGCGTCTGTTGCTGGGCTTCGCCTCGGAGGATTTTGGCTATGCCATCGACTTCGGCATACCTCCCGCCGGTGTCAGTGCCTTCAACCTGGATCCGGAGATCAAGCTGGAATGCCTCTGGGCGGGCCCGGTGCTGCGCAGCGCCAGCGTGCTGGTCGAGCGTCGCGCCCGGATGGTTCGGGCCCGCGCCGGCCGCGACTGGCGGGTGCTTGAGGCGCATGTGCCAACGGGCGAAAGCATGCTGTCGCGCGCCTTTGATCCCCAGGCTGCGCCGGAGCTCCTGGCCCTGCGCGAACGCTTGCGCAACTGGCGCTTCTACGATCACTTCCGCACCGATCCGGATGCGCCGGCGCGGCAAAGCCAACTCGGTACGCGCACGCCGGCGCTGGCGCACGATGGGCGCGATCTGGCAGCTGCCCTGCAGACCATTCGCGAGATTGGCGATGCCTCGGCACTGGAGGCTGCCGTCGAGGACGCCTTTCCCGGAGCTGAACTTCAGGTGCATTCGCAGCAGGGGCGCTTCGAGATCCGCTTGCGGCAGTCGGGCCTGCTGCGGCCGCTTGGCGCCGACGAACTCTCCGACGGGACCTTGCGCTATCTGTTGTGGATCGCCGCGCTGTTGACGCCGCGGCCACCGCCGCTGATGGTCTTGAACGAGCCCGAGACCAGCCTGCATCCGGATCTGCTGCCGGCGCTGGGCCGCCTGATCGCCGATGCCGCCACGCGCACCCAGGTCTGGGTGATCTCGCACAGCCCCCGGCTGATCGCCGCGCTGGAACGCGGTGCCGGCTGCACCACGCTCACCCTGGAGAAGGAACTCGGCGAGACCCGCGTCGCCGGCCAGGATCTGATGGACGTGCCGGCCTGGCGCTGGCCGGAGCGCTAG
- a CDS encoding protein kinase → MSTERGFRLPLAARIFFASGIMVAIAVALAALVTLQYGRKAGEDAVDHSLEAANNAQERFEALSFQKLDIVAKTIINDASFVRYVATATVGSSGLNELGIASAPDAPAVAATEPDESGSTEQPASLPPPEPDADSASVKDLLTQFGDSYDVSFGMVLDADGRVVARTDEREAFADDLSDDPLFGTMVKDIVGVTGYWRNGLALLQVSAQPMVLQDELVGFLVIGVPVDASVVKQVREVSGGEVAFWVMDEDKLRLIATSVDDNAASLLKESIARIEPKLVEALQAGRSLPRVRDLSLGAKTLAASLAPLFGQPGDTVGGVITMTSIDTAMAPFQSIRNAVLLGGLIALLLSLAVSWWLARRVLRPVSELIEAAEQAAGGNYHQQLTIEGNDEVARLGRAFDSLLSDLREKKDIEGYVGHLSRFLPDPGAEVQVLSAAPAPKPVTRRECALVGLELRRFLRAPPKGEEAITLTALGQLIEEAVARAQAAGGELLEQEGPRLLFGFGGESSELRALAAVSAWWEGRIGSSDNGAAAALALGEIVHGSLPARPESSATIGLPVLQVERLLAETPVGQILLSPAFGERIKRIGQTGVLRAAQGQSSGKRFLSIDRPSLGEVARLAPGLSQATVMLGVDGAATQVAGAASPMAADQSSTRLALGMRFAGRYEILAVLGAGGMGMVYKARDTDLSDVVALKMLRPGMVIDAEQLDALKVELKLARKITHPNVLRTYDFGEFQGVPYISMEYVRGLTLRYLLQQAGRLPFSAALRIARQLCMGLDAAHQMGVIHRDIKPENIIIEQSGNAKLMDFGIARSAGRSDSRHTQPGTFLGTPNYASPEQLSGSDLDQRTDIYSTGVMLCEMFCGKLPFTGSNTMELYVAHLQQQPIKPSEMWPDIPRALEEVILKCLEKRPEDRYASSADLLVALSGLRA, encoded by the coding sequence ATGAGTACTGAACGCGGATTCAGGCTGCCTCTGGCCGCGCGCATTTTCTTCGCGAGCGGCATCATGGTGGCCATCGCCGTGGCGCTGGCGGCGCTGGTGACCTTGCAGTACGGCCGCAAGGCCGGAGAAGACGCCGTCGATCACAGCCTGGAAGCGGCCAACAATGCCCAGGAACGATTCGAGGCATTGTCTTTCCAGAAGCTCGACATCGTGGCCAAGACAATCATCAACGATGCCAGCTTCGTTCGGTACGTGGCCACGGCGACGGTGGGCAGCAGCGGACTGAATGAGCTTGGCATCGCGTCAGCGCCGGACGCTCCGGCGGTAGCGGCGACGGAACCCGATGAGTCAGGGAGTACCGAACAGCCCGCCAGCCTGCCGCCCCCGGAGCCGGATGCGGACAGCGCATCGGTCAAGGATCTGCTGACGCAGTTCGGCGACAGCTATGACGTCAGCTTTGGCATGGTGCTCGACGCCGACGGTCGGGTGGTCGCCCGTACCGACGAGCGCGAGGCCTTTGCCGATGATCTTTCCGACGATCCCCTGTTCGGCACCATGGTCAAGGACATCGTCGGGGTCACCGGCTACTGGCGCAACGGTCTGGCCTTGCTCCAAGTGTCGGCGCAGCCGATGGTGTTGCAGGACGAACTGGTCGGATTTCTGGTCATCGGCGTGCCGGTGGATGCCAGCGTGGTCAAGCAGGTCCGCGAAGTCAGCGGCGGCGAAGTCGCCTTTTGGGTGATGGATGAGGACAAGTTGCGGTTGATCGCCACCTCGGTCGACGACAACGCGGCTTCCCTGCTGAAGGAATCCATTGCCCGCATCGAGCCGAAACTGGTGGAGGCCTTGCAGGCCGGCCGTTCGTTGCCGAGGGTGCGCGATCTCTCGTTGGGAGCCAAGACCCTGGCAGCCAGTCTGGCTCCCCTGTTCGGACAGCCCGGGGATACCGTGGGCGGCGTGATCACCATGACCTCCATCGACACCGCGATGGCGCCGTTCCAGTCCATCCGCAACGCCGTGCTGCTGGGTGGACTGATTGCGCTGCTGCTGTCGTTGGCGGTGTCCTGGTGGCTGGCGCGCCGTGTGTTGCGACCCGTCTCTGAATTGATCGAAGCCGCTGAACAGGCGGCTGGGGGCAACTATCACCAGCAGCTGACCATCGAAGGCAACGACGAGGTGGCGAGGCTCGGTCGTGCCTTCGACTCCCTGCTCAGCGATCTGCGTGAGAAGAAGGACATCGAAGGCTACGTCGGCCATCTGTCGCGCTTCCTGCCGGATCCGGGCGCTGAAGTTCAGGTGCTGTCGGCGGCGCCGGCTCCCAAGCCCGTCACCCGGCGCGAATGCGCGCTGGTGGGTCTGGAGCTGCGGCGTTTCCTGCGTGCGCCCCCCAAGGGTGAGGAGGCGATCACGCTGACCGCTCTCGGCCAGTTGATTGAAGAGGCGGTCGCCCGTGCCCAGGCGGCGGGTGGCGAACTGCTGGAGCAGGAAGGCCCCAGATTGTTGTTCGGCTTTGGTGGCGAGTCCTCCGAACTGCGGGCGCTGGCGGCGGTCAGCGCCTGGTGGGAGGGCCGCATCGGTTCCAGCGACAACGGCGCGGCTGCAGCGCTGGCGCTGGGCGAGATCGTCCATGGCTCATTGCCGGCGCGACCGGAATCGAGCGCCACCATCGGATTGCCGGTGCTGCAGGTCGAGCGTCTGCTGGCCGAGACGCCGGTGGGCCAGATCTTGCTGTCGCCAGCCTTTGGCGAGCGCATCAAGCGCATCGGCCAGACCGGCGTGCTGCGTGCTGCACAGGGTCAGAGCAGCGGCAAGCGCTTTCTGTCGATTGATCGTCCCAGCCTGGGCGAGGTGGCGCGGCTGGCGCCCGGACTATCCCAGGCCACGGTCATGCTGGGGGTGGATGGCGCCGCTACCCAGGTCGCTGGCGCTGCCTCTCCGATGGCCGCGGATCAGTCTTCGACCCGTCTGGCCCTGGGTATGCGCTTCGCCGGTCGTTACGAGATTCTCGCCGTGCTCGGCGCCGGTGGCATGGGCATGGTCTACAAGGCGCGCGACACCGACCTGTCCGATGTGGTGGCGCTGAAGATGCTGCGCCCGGGGATGGTCATTGATGCCGAGCAGTTGGACGCGCTCAAGGTGGAGCTCAAGCTGGCGCGCAAGATCACCCATCCCAATGTGCTGCGCACCTATGACTTCGGCGAGTTTCAGGGCGTGCCCTACATCTCGATGGAATATGTGCGCGGCCTGACTTTGCGCTATCTGCTGCAGCAGGCCGGCAGACTGCCGTTTTCGGCGGCCTTGCGCATTGCCCGCCAGCTTTGCATGGGCCTGGACGCCGCGCATCAGATGGGCGTGATCCACCGCGACATCAAGCCGGAGAACATCATCATCGAGCAGAGCGGCAATGCCAAATTGATGGACTTCGGCATTGCCCGCTCCGCCGGGCGCTCGGATTCCAGGCATACCCAGCCGGGTACCTTCCTCGGCACACCCAACTACGCCTCGCCCGAACAGCTGTCGGGTTCGGATCTGGATCAACGTACCGACATCTATTCCACCGGCGTCATGCTGTGCGAGATGTTCTGCGGCAAGCTGCCCTTCACCGGCAGCAACACCATGGAACTCTATGTCGCCCATCTGCAGCAGCAACCGATCAAGCCCTCCGAAATGTGGCCCGACATTCCGCGGGCCCTGGAAGAGGTGATTCTCAAATGTCTGGAGAAAAGGCCCGAGGATCGATACGCTTCGTCTGCGGACCTGCTGGTGGCCTTGTCCGGACTGCGGGCCTGA
- a CDS encoding polyhydroxyalkanoic acid system family protein, whose protein sequence is MATIRMHRQHELGVTKAKKAVDKVARHIREKFDIDARWNRNTLEFSRTGVEGEIAVEADSVSVHADISWLLLPIKSAIEQEIGRYLDQEFGS, encoded by the coding sequence ATGGCCACTATACGCATGCATCGGCAGCACGAACTGGGCGTCACCAAGGCCAAGAAGGCCGTCGACAAGGTCGCCAGACACATTCGCGAGAAGTTCGACATCGACGCTCGATGGAATCGCAACACCTTGGAGTTCTCGCGCACGGGCGTGGAGGGCGAGATCGCGGTGGAGGCCGATTCGGTGTCAGTGCATGCCGACATCAGCTGGTTGCTGCTGCCGATCAAGTCGGCCATCGAGCAGGAGATCGGGCGCTACCTGGACCAGGAATTCGGATCCTGA
- a CDS encoding antibiotic biosynthesis monooxygenase, translated as MYVVIFRAEINQLDAEYSATADRMRQLALNEFGCLEFHALTEGSEEIALSYWPDLDSLARWRAHPEHVQAQERGRREWYRRYRVEITRIERSYGVETQTARPNSR; from the coding sequence ATGTACGTCGTGATCTTCCGCGCAGAGATCAATCAGCTCGACGCCGAATACAGCGCCACGGCGGACCGGATGCGGCAGTTGGCGCTGAACGAATTCGGCTGTCTGGAGTTTCACGCATTGACCGAAGGCAGTGAGGAAATTGCACTGTCGTACTGGCCTGATCTCGATTCGCTGGCGCGCTGGCGTGCTCACCCCGAGCATGTGCAGGCCCAGGAACGGGGCCGACGTGAGTGGTATCGCCGATATCGAGTCGAGATCACCCGGATCGAGCGCAGCTATGGTGTAGAAACTCAGACGGCGCGCCCGAACTCCAGGTAG
- a CDS encoding alpha/beta fold hydrolase: MNDREFLPPQARRPTLKWALRCVWLAQLAILVWVAQTLHAHGWTWFGATLGVVLFWVLLQGSLLAFPYLLKWWLGDWPSTIRGSWRQMLRTLGVEAAWMTRFYLIEHPWRRAPMQLHPGEQRLPLLLVHGFLCNGAVWNPLAADLRAAGRSFASVSLEPSYREFEQQLRDLDAAVSMWLAATGASRLILIGHSMGGLLARAYADRHPQRCAGVICVAAPHHGTYLGDWFHGLEGGPPSPRCRWLQAYNAGSQERIAVPALNLWSADDSIVLPASSAQLAATPEDALHGHGHMALIAAPAARARLLRALGDIEASLEPAP, translated from the coding sequence ATGAACGATCGAGAATTTTTGCCGCCGCAGGCGCGTCGCCCCACGCTGAAGTGGGCTCTTCGCTGCGTCTGGCTGGCGCAGCTGGCAATTCTGGTGTGGGTGGCGCAGACGCTGCATGCCCATGGATGGACCTGGTTCGGCGCCACGTTGGGCGTGGTTCTGTTCTGGGTGCTGCTGCAGGGATCGCTGCTGGCCTTCCCCTACCTGTTGAAGTGGTGGTTGGGAGATTGGCCCTCGACGATCCGGGGATCCTGGCGGCAGATGCTGCGCACGCTGGGTGTGGAGGCCGCTTGGATGACGCGCTTCTACCTGATCGAGCATCCCTGGCGACGGGCGCCGATGCAGCTGCACCCTGGGGAGCAACGCCTGCCGCTGCTGCTGGTGCACGGATTTCTCTGCAATGGTGCCGTCTGGAATCCGCTGGCAGCGGATCTGAGGGCGGCGGGGCGAAGTTTCGCCAGCGTTTCCCTGGAGCCGAGCTACCGCGAGTTTGAACAGCAGCTGCGCGATCTCGATGCTGCGGTGTCGATGTGGCTGGCCGCCACGGGCGCCTCGCGATTGATCCTGATCGGGCACAGCATGGGCGGGCTGCTGGCACGGGCCTACGCTGATCGCCATCCGCAGCGCTGCGCAGGCGTGATCTGTGTGGCGGCGCCGCATCACGGCACTTATCTCGGCGACTGGTTCCACGGGCTGGAGGGCGGTCCGCCGTCGCCGCGCTGCCGCTGGTTGCAGGCGTACAACGCCGGCAGCCAGGAGAGAATCGCCGTGCCGGCCTTGAATCTGTGGAGCGCCGACGACAGTATCGTGCTGCCCGCGAGCAGCGCGCAGCTGGCCGCCACGCCCGAGGATGCTCTGCATGGCCACGGCCACATGGCGCTGATCGCCGCGCCTGCAGCGCGCGCCCGGTTGTTGCGTGCGCTGGGCGATATCGAAGCCAGTCTGGAGCCAGCGCCGTGA
- a CDS encoding FHA domain-containing protein, translated as MKISFPGGERQDFQASEGVLRVGSAADNDIVLPAAKQVLPHHLELRVEPRRGITLSVSDAKASVHVNGRPVREKAILRLGDMIGAGDVRMVMRPDQDRTEKPPKAASDNETRQRHTPPRVVLRGVSGGYFGKVIPLRSKTVIGRGSDCDLVLNEPEMSRRHALIENTPEGLFLRDLSSANGTFVNGTSVRDTVLKPGDQLAFDQNRFLIEAPGYLVQMPGDEPMNAGQITQVQRPLVIPPPAARAQANEDDGENSAVDWIIMTAAVVTLLALAVLVYLEFGRAV; from the coding sequence ATGAAGATCAGCTTTCCCGGCGGAGAAAGACAGGACTTCCAGGCCTCGGAAGGCGTGTTGCGCGTGGGTTCGGCGGCCGACAACGACATCGTGCTGCCGGCCGCCAAGCAGGTGTTGCCACATCACCTGGAGCTGCGGGTCGAACCCCGGCGCGGCATCACGCTGAGTGTCAGCGATGCCAAGGCCTCGGTGCACGTCAATGGCCGACCGGTGCGCGAGAAAGCCATCCTGCGACTGGGAGACATGATCGGCGCCGGCGATGTGCGCATGGTCATGCGCCCCGATCAGGACCGCACCGAGAAGCCGCCCAAGGCCGCCTCGGACAACGAAACCCGGCAGCGCCACACGCCGCCTCGGGTGGTGCTGCGCGGCGTCTCCGGCGGCTATTTCGGCAAGGTCATTCCGTTGCGCTCGAAGACCGTCATCGGCCGCGGCAGCGATTGCGATCTGGTCTTGAACGAGCCGGAAATGAGTCGTCGTCATGCACTCATCGAGAACACGCCCGAAGGCCTGTTCCTGCGCGACCTGAGCTCTGCCAATGGCACCTTCGTCAACGGCACCTCGGTGCGCGACACCGTGCTCAAGCCCGGCGACCAGTTGGCCTTTGACCAGAACCGATTCCTGATCGAGGCGCCGGGTTACCTGGTGCAGATGCCCGGCGATGAACCCATGAATGCCGGCCAGATCACCCAGGTGCAGCGGCCGCTGGTGATTCCGCCACCTGCGGCGCGCGCCCAGGCGAACGAAGACGATGGCGAGAACAGCGCGGTGGACTGGATCATCATGACCGCCGCCGTGGTCACCTTGCTGGCGCTGGCCGTGCTGGTCTACCTGGAGTTCGGGCGCGCCGTCTGA
- a CDS encoding GNAT family N-acetyltransferase: MPALTLIQQPESAQMATFEGYVRQVFPRASFAAWMDWGEWNEDYRALALVADAEIIANVSLTRMNLHLQGETVRAWQLGAVGVLPSWRGRGLSRQLMEAALTMTSSDPVLLFANAKVRDFYPRFGFAPCTTATFVADHACDPDDCPAPSLPAEAPTTRELIHHLAESGVTSTGRFGASGYGRTLTWYLANRWVPDPRQLDPQTLVFCRTEGDCLVLDDILAAKPFDLGAALPRLINAPIRSIRFGFTPELWWRQDCKVGTDDDAHLFVRGFAPAAPQRFPVLART, from the coding sequence ATGCCTGCATTGACCCTGATCCAGCAGCCAGAAAGCGCGCAAATGGCCACCTTCGAGGGCTATGTGCGGCAGGTGTTCCCGCGTGCCAGCTTTGCCGCTTGGATGGATTGGGGCGAGTGGAATGAGGACTATCGGGCGCTGGCTCTGGTGGCCGACGCCGAGATCATCGCCAACGTGTCTCTGACTCGAATGAATCTGCATCTGCAGGGAGAAACCGTGAGAGCGTGGCAGTTGGGTGCGGTTGGTGTGCTTCCGTCATGGCGCGGCCGAGGATTGTCGCGGCAGTTGATGGAAGCGGCCTTGACGATGACCTCCAGCGATCCCGTGCTCCTGTTCGCCAATGCCAAGGTGCGTGACTTCTATCCACGCTTCGGTTTCGCTCCCTGCACGACGGCGACCTTCGTGGCCGACCACGCGTGCGATCCCGACGACTGCCCGGCCCCTTCGCTTCCGGCCGAGGCGCCCACGACGCGCGAACTGATCCACCATCTGGCCGAATCGGGCGTGACCAGCACCGGGCGTTTTGGTGCGAGCGGATACGGGCGCACGCTGACCTGGTATCTGGCCAATCGATGGGTGCCCGATCCGCGGCAGCTGGATCCACAGACGCTGGTGTTTTGTCGGACCGAGGGGGATTGCCTGGTGCTTGACGACATCCTCGCAGCGAAGCCCTTTGATCTCGGCGCAGCGCTGCCGCGCCTGATCAACGCGCCCATCCGCAGCATTCGTTTTGGCTTCACGCCAGAACTCTGGTGGCGGCAGGACTGCAAGGTAGGTACAGACGACGACGCCCATCTCTTTGTCAGAGGATTCGCGCCGGCCGCGCCGCAACGCTTCCCGGTTCTGGCGCGAACCTAA
- a CDS encoding ABC transporter ATP-binding protein produces the protein MNSSAAQHPLKRLYVYAAPHRARAFRASLYSTLNKVFDVLPEILIGVAVDVVVNQKESFLARLGIVEPMTQLLWLTALTIVIWALESLFEYLYAVNWRGLAQDLQHGLRQAAYEHLQELPPDTIARARSGRLMALMNEDINQVERFVNTGANDLIQVFVSSLLVGAVFFVMTPTLAVLAILPIPLIVIGAFWFQARLGPRYAAAREAAATLSARLDNNLRGMATIQAYTAEDFEAGHLRAASDGYRASNAEAIRFSAAITPVIRLAILIGFVATLLYGGWLTLQGQLGVGSYSALVYLTQRLLWPMTRLADMTDLYNRAMASVNRVLDLLATPAPVRATGQLPTPARGELQFEAVEFAYGERPALAGVSFAVPAGATVALVGSTGSGKSTLLKLLLRFLDPQSGHIRLDGADIRGIDPGQLRQRIAFVAQEPFLTDGSVADNIAYGDGAPDPARIKAAARAAEAHDFIVALPGGYQHAVGEAGSELSGGQRQRIALARALYRDPLILVLDEATSAIDNETEAAIAHSLRSAAQGRSVLVVAHRLSTVRHADCIHVLDHGRIIESGSHEELLARDGQYARLWRLQTGEI, from the coding sequence ATGAACTCCAGCGCTGCGCAGCACCCGCTCAAACGCCTCTATGTCTACGCCGCGCCGCACCGGGCGCGGGCTTTCCGGGCCAGCCTGTATTCGACGCTCAACAAGGTCTTCGACGTGCTGCCGGAGATCCTGATCGGCGTCGCCGTCGACGTGGTCGTCAACCAGAAGGAGTCCTTCCTGGCGCGCCTGGGCATTGTCGAACCGATGACCCAGCTGCTGTGGCTGACGGCGCTGACCATCGTGATCTGGGCGCTGGAATCGCTGTTCGAGTATCTGTACGCGGTGAACTGGCGCGGGCTGGCGCAGGATCTGCAGCATGGCTTGCGGCAGGCGGCCTACGAGCATCTGCAAGAGCTGCCACCCGACACCATCGCCCGCGCCCGCAGCGGGCGGCTGATGGCGCTGATGAACGAGGACATCAATCAGGTCGAGCGCTTCGTCAACACCGGCGCCAACGACTTGATCCAAGTGTTCGTGTCGTCCCTGCTGGTCGGCGCGGTGTTCTTCGTGATGACACCCACGCTGGCGGTACTGGCGATCCTGCCGATACCGCTGATCGTGATCGGCGCCTTCTGGTTTCAGGCCCGACTGGGTCCACGCTATGCCGCCGCCCGCGAGGCGGCGGCGACGCTGTCGGCGCGTCTGGACAACAATCTGCGCGGCATGGCCACCATCCAGGCCTATACCGCCGAGGATTTCGAGGCCGGCCATCTGCGCGCAGCCTCCGACGGCTATCGCGCCAGCAATGCCGAGGCCATCCGCTTCTCCGCTGCGATCACGCCGGTCATCCGCCTGGCCATCTTGATCGGTTTCGTGGCCACGCTGCTCTACGGCGGCTGGTTGACGTTGCAGGGCCAACTCGGTGTAGGCAGCTACTCGGCGCTGGTCTATCTGACCCAGCGGCTGCTGTGGCCGATGACCCGACTGGCCGACATGACCGATCTCTACAACCGTGCCATGGCCTCGGTCAATCGCGTGCTGGACCTGCTGGCGACACCGGCGCCTGTGCGCGCGACCGGTCAGCTACCAACCCCTGCACGCGGCGAGCTGCAGTTCGAGGCCGTCGAATTCGCTTACGGCGAGCGCCCGGCGCTGGCGGGTGTCAGCTTTGCCGTGCCTGCCGGCGCCACCGTGGCTCTGGTTGGCAGCACCGGCAGCGGCAAGAGCACACTGCTGAAGCTGCTGCTGCGCTTTCTCGACCCGCAGTCCGGACACATCCGGCTGGATGGCGCGGACATCCGGGGCATCGATCCGGGTCAGTTGCGCCAGCGCATCGCTTTCGTGGCCCAGGAGCCCTTTCTCACCGACGGCAGCGTGGCCGACAACATCGCTTACGGCGATGGCGCGCCCGACCCTGCCCGGATCAAAGCCGCTGCCCGCGCCGCCGAGGCCCACGACTTCATCGTCGCCCTGCCCGGCGGCTATCAGCATGCGGTCGGCGAAGCTGGCTCGGAACTGTCGGGCGGGCAACGCCAGCGCATCGCCCTGGCCCGCGCCCTCTATCGCGATCCGCTGATCCTGGTGCTGGACGAAGCCACCAGCGCCATCGACAACGAAACCGAAGCCGCCATTGCCCACTCGCTGCGCAGCGCCGCCCAGGGCCGCAGCGTGCTGGTGGTGGCCCATCGGCTGTCGACCGTGCGCCACGCCGATTGCATCCACGTACTCGATCACGGCCGCATCATCGAATCGGGCAGCCATGAGGAGTTGCTGGCACGCGACGGTCAATATGCCAGGCTGTGGCGTTTGCAGACGGGCGAGATCTGA